The window GGGCGGGAGCCCGAACGTTGATTGGTTCATGGTCGACACTCAGGCTGGGAGGCGGATCAGGCTTTGGCTTTGAAGGCTTCCATTTGACCGAAACCGGTCGGCGAGGTCTTGCTTTCGGTGGTGGCGCAGGTGCCTTTAGGAACCAGTTTCCAGGCGTTTGGCTGGTAGTCGGTTTTCGCGGTGCCTGCGCAGGTGGTGCCCGCGCCAGCAGCGCAATCGTTATGACCTTTCATGGCCACGCCGAAGCATTTTTCCATGTTGCTGTTGTCGGCGGCCTGGACGGTGGAGACAGCGGCCATGCTCAGCGCAGAACCAAGGGCCAGAACGAGGGCGGTAGCGGACAGGGTGCGGGTGGTAGCAGTCATGATGTTTCTCCGTTGTTTGAGTTTTGGTAAGCCGCGTTTGTGCTGGCTTACCCCTCTAG is drawn from Pseudomonas sp. 31-12 and contains these coding sequences:
- a CDS encoding DUF2282 domain-containing protein codes for the protein MTATTRTLSATALVLALGSALSMAAVSTVQAADNSNMEKCFGVAMKGHNDCAAGAGTTCAGTAKTDYQPNAWKLVPKGTCATTESKTSPTGFGQMEAFKAKA